The following are encoded in a window of Pan troglodytes isolate AG18354 chromosome 4, NHGRI_mPanTro3-v2.0_pri, whole genome shotgun sequence genomic DNA:
- the CCL28 gene encoding C-C motif chemokine 28 isoform X1: MCRIQRADGDCDLAAVIVSLLLSRLECSDTISAHYNLRLPGSNDSPTSASQVAGITAFMSSAEESVSARTTILLSSG; this comes from the exons ATGTGTCGCATCCAGAGAGCTGATGGGGATTGTGACTTGGCTGCTGTCAT agtttccctcttgttgtccaggctggagtgcagtgacacgatctcagctcactacaacctccgcctacctggttcaaacgattctcctacctcagcctcccaagtggctgggattacag CCTTCATGTCAAGCGCAGAAGAATCTGTGTCAGCCCGCACAACCATACTGTTAAGCAGTGGATGA
- the CCL28 gene encoding C-C motif chemokine 28 isoform X2, with product MCRIQRADGDCDLAAVILHVKRRRICVSPHNHTVKQWMKVQAAKKNGKGNVCHRKKHHGKRNSNRAHQGKHETYGHKTPY from the exons ATGTGTCGCATCCAGAGAGCTGATGGGGATTGTGACTTGGCTGCTGTCAT CCTTCATGTCAAGCGCAGAAGAATCTGTGTCAGCCCGCACAACCATACTGTTAAGCAGTGGATGAAAGTGCAAGCTGCCAAGAAAAATGGTAAAGGAAATGTTTGCCACAGGAAGAAACACCATGGCAAGAGGAACAGTAACAGGGCACATCAGGGGAAACACGAAACATACGGCCATAAAACTCCTTATTAG